The DNA sequence CTCGGGACCATTTCGGTCCCGAGCTTTTTTATTGCGCGCGATCGTTCGTCGCCTGAGATACCGCCACTCCCCAACCGCCGCCGCCGGGTGTTTCGACGACGAGTATGTCTCCCGGCGCGGCATGGAATTGCTCCGCTCCGGTGAGTTCCCGCATCGTGCCGCTGCGCTCGAAGAGCGTGTTGCGGCCGAGCGCCCCCGCTGAGCCGCCGTTCATTCCATAGGGGGCATAGTCGCCGCGGCGTTGCGTGAGCAGGGAGACTTCGAGCGGTCGCAAGAATTCCAACTTGCGCACGATCCCATCTCCTCCCCGATGCAAACCCGCCCCGCCCGAACCACGGCGAATCGAGAACTCGCGGACGCGCACCGGATAGCGAATCTCTAAGACCTCGGCATCGGTAAGCCGCGTGTTCGTCATGTGCGTATGCACGGCATCCGCGCCTGGGCCGGCCGGCGTCGCGCCATTGCCGCCGCAAACGGTTTCGTAATAGCCGAACGTGTCGTCGCCGAAGAGAGTGTTGTTCATGGTTCCTTGCGAAGCCGCGGCGAGCCCGAGCGCGCCGAGCAGCACATCGACGACGCGCTGCGAAGTTTCGACGTTTCCCCCGACCACGGCCGGACAATCCTCGGCCCGAGCCGCGGCCGTCGGGTTGAGCAAGCACTCCGGCAAGATAATCCGCACCGGCTCGAGCACCCCTTGGTTGAGCGGAATATCTTCGTCGATCAAACAGCGCATCACGTACATCACGGCCGAAGTGACGATCGCGCGGTTCGCGTTCAGGTTCCCATGCGATACCGGGCCGGTGCCGGTGAAGTCGATCATGGCGCCATCGCCGGCGATCGTAATCGCGGCCGCGATCGGCGTGCCGTCGTCGAGATGATCGGTGAACTCGTAGCGACCGTCGGGAATGCGCGCGAGCGCCATGCGCATCTTCCGCTCGGCGGCATCGCGAATATGTTGCATGTACGCCTCGACTACCGGGCGCGAGTGGCGTTCGATGAGTCGTTCGAGGTCGCGAGCCCCTTGCCGATCGGCGGCCGTCTGCGCTGCGATATCGGCCAAGTTGTCGGCCGGATGGCGCGTAGGGAAAGGGCCCGACGTAAGCAACGCGCGCAATTCGTCGAACCGTGAACGCCCGGCATCGACGAGCTTGAAGTTGCGAATCAGCACTCCCTCTTCGGCCAAGTTCTTCGAGAACGGGGGCATCGAGCCGGGCCGAATCCCACCGATCTCGGCATGATGGGCGCGGCTCGCCGTGAAGAATAGAAGCTCTTCGGTCGCGACGTCGTGGACCGGCGTAACGACGGTTACATCGGGCAAGTGCGAGCCGCCGCGATAGGGGTCGTTCGTCACGAAGACATCGCCCGGCCGCATGTCGGGATTATCGGCGAGGATGGCGCGAACCGTTTCTCCCATCGCTCCGAGATGTACCGGAATATGCGGCGCGTTGACGACTAGCTCGCCCCGGCTAGTGAACAACGCGCAACTGAAATCGAGCCGCTCCTTCACGTTCACGCTGCTCGACGTGTTGCGCAGCGTGATCCCCATCTGTTCGGCAATGGCGGCGAACTGGTTATTGAAGATCTCGAGCATCACCGGATCGGCAGCCGTCGACTGCTGCGCACGACGACTCTTGGAAGATGAATCCTCAACGTCCGTAAGCAACAACTCGCCGCGCGCCAGCATCTCGGCGCTCCAACCGGGATCGAGAATCGTCGTCGCCGACCGTTCGCAAACGATCGCAGGCCCCTGCAGCCGATCGCCGGGGCGAAGCGCCGTGCGCTCGAACACTTGCGTCGATTGAGCACCGCCGTCGAAATAGGCCGTGACCGTTCGCTCGCACTCCGGCTCGCGCACATGCATCGGTTGCGGTGCGGGATCGTAATCGACGGTTCGGCCGATCACTTCGACTCGGGCTGCGACGACCTCCAGCGCGCGGCCGGAATGGCGATAGCCGTAGAGCCGCTGATGCTCGCGCTCGTAATTCGCAGCAAGCGTTTGCGAATCGTCGCCGGCGGAAAGCTCGATCGTCAGCGCCGCGTCGACGCCCCGATAACGCAGGTCGACGAGCGTATGGATTTCCACGCGCTCGGGCGCGACTCCTTCGTCGCATACTTCGCGGCGTGCCTCGGCGGTCAAACGCTCGAAGATAGCGCGCAACTCCTCGACCGCGGCAGCGGAACAGGAGCGGTAAACTCCCTCGACCCGATGCCGCACCACGTCGGCGAGCCCGATGCCGTAGGCGCTGAGCAGGCCGGCGTCGGGGTGGCTGAGCACTTGCCGCATGCCGAGCTCGCGCGCAACCGCGCAGGCATGCTGCCCGGCCGCTCCGCCGAAGGCGACGAGCACGTAGTCGCGCGGATCGCACCCCTTAGCGACGCTCACCGCTTGAATCGCCTTCACCATGTTGGCGTTCGCGACGCGTAAAAAACCTGCGCAAAGCTCGCTCGGGTCGTAACGTTTGCCGATCGCACCGGCCACGGCGTCGATCAGCTCGCTCAAGCGCCGCTCGACCGCCGCATGGTCGAGCGGAAACGGAAACCGTTCGGGCAGGATCTTGCCCAAATAAAAGTTGAGATCGGTCACGCAAAGCGGACCACCCCGACCGTAACAAGCCGGGCCCGGATCCGCGCCACCGCTATCGGGTCCGACGACGAGCTTCACTCCATCGAACCAGCAGACCGAGCCGCCGCCGGCGGCGACCGTATGCACTGCGGTCATCGGTGCGACGATGCGCACGCCGGCCTTTTCCGTTTCATATTCCATCTCGAAGCGGCCGCCGTCTCGATTGTCGAAGCGGGCGACGTCGGTACTCGTCCCTCCCATGTCGAAGCCGATGGCGCGCGAGAAACCGGCGGTCTGCGCGGCGCGGGCCATGCCGACGACGCCGCCGGCGGGGCCGGAAAGGATGCTGTCTTTGCCGACGAATTGCTCCGCCGCCACGAGCCCACCCGCCGACGTCATGATGCGTAGTTGCCCGCTGCCGAGCGCACCGCGAAGACCGCGCACGTAGTCGCGTAACACCGGATTGAGATAGGCATCGACGACGGTCGTGTCGCCGCGCGCGACGATCTTCGCCAACGGCGCGACCTGATGCGAAAGGCTCACTTCCGTAAAGCCGACCTCGGCGGCGATCCGGCCGATCAGCTCTTCATGCGCTCCGAAACGATAGGCATGTAGCAGGCAGACGGCGAGCGATTCGACGCCTCGTTCGCGCAGCAGCGAAAGATCGCGGTGAACGGCAGCTTCGTCGGGCACGAGCAGCACGATACCATCGGCGGCTACCCGCTCGTCGACTTCCATCACGTCCGCATACAACGGCTCCGGCTTGACGACCCGTAGGTCGAACAAGCGCGGACGATTCTGATAGCCGATGCGAAGTACATCGCCGAAGCCGCGCGTCGTGACGAACGCCGTGCGCGCGCCGCGTCGCGTTAGCAAGGCGTTGGTGCCGCGCGTCGTGCCGAGACGAACCGCGCTCGGCGGGATCGGGTCCGCGAGCCGAAGGCCGAGCAGATACCGCACCGCGACCACGACGGATTCTTCGCCGGAGCTGAGTTCGTAGCCCCGGCCGACGCAATTCACTTCGAGAGGCCGGTCGAATGTAAAAGTCGCCGTCGCTCGATCGAACGAGTCGATGGTCCGCTCGTCGACGACAGTGCCGAAGTCGTCGAGTAAGCGGAACCGATATCCGTCCCAGAATCTCTCGGGATCGGCGGCGCGAGCCGGATCGACGATCGTTCGGTCGCCGGCTTCGGCAACGACTCCTTTCGTGATGCCCGAGGAAAGGAGCTTATGACGCCGCAGACTGCCGTCGTACCCGAGAGCGAAGCAATCGGTGAAGGTGCCGCCGACGTCGAACCATAGTTCGCGAAAAGAATCGGTCACTTCTTTTTCGGGCCGAGACAAAACAGTTGCGATTCGGTGCGCAAGTAAAGTTTGTGATCGGCGACGGCCGGCGTGCTGTGGCACGTTTCACCGAGTGCGACTTCGGCGAGCTTTTCGAACTTTTCGGTTGCCGAAAGGACGATGATCGTGCCGTCGGCCGACGCACAATAAAGCCGATCGCCGATGCACACCGGCGAGCCGTACACATTGCCGCCGATCCGTTCGCGCCAGATTTTTTCACCGGTCGCAGCGTTCAAACAACTGACGATTCCCTTATCGCTCCAGATGAACAACAAGTTTCCCTTGCCGAGCAAGGTCGGAACGTAAGCCGCTTGATCGGCGACTTTGTAGACCACCTCCGGCTTAGGGCCCGGGCGAACCGCAACGACGTAGTTGCCGCCGCCGCCGGAGCCGCAACTGCCGAACACGAGGCCGGCAGCCATGACCGGCGAGCTGACGCTCCGCTTATCGAGCACGGAAATTTCCCAATTCACTTTGCCGGTCTTCGGGTCGACGCCGCCGAGGCCATGGGCTTGGCTATTGACGAGCAGCTCGGTGCCGCCGCCGGGAAGCTCGCGCAAGACCGGAGTCGAATAGGTGACGGTCGCGCTCTTGCGCGGCGTCTGCCAGATCGTTCGTCCGTCTTTGCAGGAGACGGCGTGCAAAAAGCTGACGCCGGAATCTCCGCCGCCGTCCCCTTTTACTTTCGACGAGTCGTCTTGCTCGTTCACCAACACGACCATATCGCCGACCACGATCGGGCTGTTGCCTGCGCTGTGCTGGCTCACGAACGGCCCGAGGTCGAGCTTCCAGGCGTCGGTGCCGTCGTGGTTCAAAGCAAAGAGCGTCAACTCTTCCGGAATCGACCACGAGAAGTAGACGTGATCTTTGTCGACCGCCGCGGTAGGCGAAGCGAAGCTATTGAGATTGTGCTTCTTGTGCACTTGGTAATCGAACCGGCGCTCCCAAAGTATTTTGCCGTCGATGGCGCTGATGCACATCGCGATGCGCTGCGCGGGTTGTTCCAGCGCGCTCGTCAAAAAGACTTTGTCGCCCCAAATCACGGGCGAGGAATGTCCCGAGCCGGGAAGCTTCGCTTTCCACAAATAATCGGCATCGGTCCACGAGGTCGGAATCGAAGTGTCGTCGCTGATGCCGGTGCCGTTCGGGCCGCGAAAACGAGTCCACTCCTCGGCCGATATCGATGCGGCCGAAGAAATCAGAAGCAAGCCCGACAGCAGGGAAGACAAAGCGGCGAGAAAACGCATAGGTGGGAGTCCGGTAAGGAGGACTATAAAAGGCAGGAGAGCGTACGCGGAGCCCTCTCATGGTAGCTTGCCGCCGGCCGGGCGTAAAGAAAACGGCTGCCTGCGAACTTCCGCCGGCTATCGTTCGATACCGTATTGTTCCAGCTTGCGGTAAAGCGTGGCTCGGCCGATTCCGAGAATCTTGGCCGCTTCGGGCACGTTTCCTTGCGTGCGCTTGAGCGCTTCGAGGATCAGCTTCCGTTCCCACACTTCGAGCTCCAGCGTTTCCAATTCATCGACGCCGACGTCGTGCAGCATCAAGTCGTTCGGCTCGATCTTCGGGCCGGTCGCCATCACGACCGCGCTATCGATCGTGTTGCGAAGTTGCCGCACGTTGCCCGGCCAGGCATACGCGATGAGCTTGCTGCGCGCGGCATCGGAGAGCGAGAGCGTCGGCCGGCCGTGAACCAAGCCGAACAGCTCGACGAAGTGATCGATCAACCGGCCGATATCTTCCCCCCGATCGCGAAGCGGCGGCAGATAGAGCTCGAAAACATTGAGTCGGTAATACAGATCTTCGCGAAACTTTCGCTCGCGCGCCAGTTTCGAGAGATCGCGATTCGTCGCCGCGATCACGCGCACGTCGACCTGCACTTCTTGCGTCGCGCCGACCGGCAGAAACGGATGCCCTTCGAGAATGCGCAGCAGCTTCGCTTGCCCGGCCGAGGTGAGCTCGCCGATTTCATCGAGGAACAAGGTTCCCATGTCGGCTTGTTTGAAGAGGCCGTTGTGGTCGCGATCGGCCCCGGTGAATGCGCCGGCGCGGTGCCCGAAGAGTTGGCTTTCGATCAAGTCGGCGGGAATCGCGGCGCAATTGATCGACAACATCGGTCGGTTCGCGCGGGTGCTGAGCTTATGCACCGCTTTGGCGACGAGCTCTTTGCCGCTGCCGCTTTCGCCGCGAATCAGGACGCAGCCCCCGGCGCCGGCGATGCGGGAGATCTTCCCCTTCAACTCCAGCATCGGCGCGCTCTCGCCGATCAGTTCGTCGAACACGCCCGAGGTTTGCTTCAAACGCTCGTAGCTCGTCGCCAGAGTTTCTTCTTGCAAGGCGCGAGCTAGGGCCGAAGCCGCGATGTTGGCGGCCGAAACGGCGAAGTCGAAATGCGATTGGCGAAACCGACCG is a window from the Planctomycetia bacterium genome containing:
- a CDS encoding hydantoinase B/oxoprolinase family protein; the protein is MATVLSRPEKEVTDSFRELWFDVGGTFTDCFALGYDGSLRRHKLLSSGITKGVVAEAGDRTIVDPARAADPERFWDGYRFRLLDDFGTVVDERTIDSFDRATATFTFDRPLEVNCVGRGYELSSGEESVVVAVRYLLGLRLADPIPPSAVRLGTTRGTNALLTRRGARTAFVTTRGFGDVLRIGYQNRPRLFDLRVVKPEPLYADVMEVDERVAADGIVLLVPDEAAVHRDLSLLRERGVESLAVCLLHAYRFGAHEELIGRIAAEVGFTEVSLSHQVAPLAKIVARGDTTVVDAYLNPVLRDYVRGLRGALGSGQLRIMTSAGGLVAAEQFVGKDSILSGPAGGVVGMARAAQTAGFSRAIGFDMGGTSTDVARFDNRDGGRFEMEYETEKAGVRIVAPMTAVHTVAAGGGSVCWFDGVKLVVGPDSGGADPGPACYGRGGPLCVTDLNFYLGKILPERFPFPLDHAAVERRLSELIDAVAGAIGKRYDPSELCAGFLRVANANMVKAIQAVSVAKGCDPRDYVLVAFGGAAGQHACAVARELGMRQVLSHPDAGLLSAYGIGLADVVRHRVEGVYRSCSAAAVEELRAIFERLTAEARREVCDEGVAPERVEIHTLVDLRYRGVDAALTIELSAGDDSQTLAANYEREHQRLYGYRHSGRALEVVAARVEVIGRTVDYDPAPQPMHVREPECERTVTAYFDGGAQSTQVFERTALRPGDRLQGPAIVCERSATTILDPGWSAEMLARGELLLTDVEDSSSKSRRAQQSTAADPVMLEIFNNQFAAIAEQMGITLRNTSSSVNVKERLDFSCALFTSRGELVVNAPHIPVHLGAMGETVRAILADNPDMRPGDVFVTNDPYRGGSHLPDVTVVTPVHDVATEELLFFTASRAHHAEIGGIRPGSMPPFSKNLAEEGVLIRNFKLVDAGRSRFDELRALLTSGPFPTRHPADNLADIAAQTAADRQGARDLERLIERHSRPVVEAYMQHIRDAAERKMRMALARIPDGRYEFTDHLDDGTPIAAAITIAGDGAMIDFTGTGPVSHGNLNANRAIVTSAVMYVMRCLIDEDIPLNQGVLEPVRIILPECLLNPTAAARAEDCPAVVGGNVETSQRVVDVLLGALGLAAASQGTMNNTLFGDDTFGYYETVCGGNGATPAGPGADAVHTHMTNTRLTDAEVLEIRYPVRVREFSIRRGSGGAGLHRGGDGIVRKLEFLRPLEVSLLTQRRGDYAPYGMNGGSAGALGRNTLFERSGTMRELTGAEQFHAAPGDILVVETPGGGGWGVAVSQATNDRAQ
- a CDS encoding PQQ-binding-like beta-propeller repeat protein translates to MRFLAALSSLLSGLLLISSAASISAEEWTRFRGPNGTGISDDTSIPTSWTDADYLWKAKLPGSGHSSPVIWGDKVFLTSALEQPAQRIAMCISAIDGKILWERRFDYQVHKKHNLNSFASPTAAVDKDHVYFSWSIPEELTLFALNHDGTDAWKLDLGPFVSQHSAGNSPIVVGDMVVLVNEQDDSSKVKGDGGGDSGVSFLHAVSCKDGRTIWQTPRKSATVTYSTPVLRELPGGGTELLVNSQAHGLGGVDPKTGKVNWEISVLDKRSVSSPVMAAGLVFGSCGSGGGGNYVVAVRPGPKPEVVYKVADQAAYVPTLLGKGNLLFIWSDKGIVSCLNAATGEKIWRERIGGNVYGSPVCIGDRLYCASADGTIIVLSATEKFEKLAEVALGETCHSTPAVADHKLYLRTESQLFCLGPKKK
- a CDS encoding sigma 54-interacting transcriptional regulator → MAVVYSYLTVSLGRDVGTNFMLDPDSETTIGRGTECTIQLNDPLCSRVHAVLRNVGGRWQVRDMESRNGTYVNDQKIDDSVLAEGHYLKVGSTEFKFHQSRMRPTLPGDPNIGITQSIVARFKMGSFEPEAPELTSVQTLEQTKDLLLLHQLSIKLLGCSDPQVCLKMALELVLARTQASVVGFLSVSDDRHLKSKIVLPEYAQQKVELSEELMRLVCDEGHAVWIANQKNAEVEKATAHYSDAQCIPLVREKKVLGAFHLYLENGRFRQSHFDFAVSAANIAASALARALQEETLATSYERLKQTSGVFDELIGESAPMLELKGKISRIAGAGGCVLIRGESGSGKELVAKAVHKLSTRANRPMLSINCAAIPADLIESQLFGHRAGAFTGADRDHNGLFKQADMGTLFLDEIGELTSAGQAKLLRILEGHPFLPVGATQEVQVDVRVIAATNRDLSKLARERKFREDLYYRLNVFELYLPPLRDRGEDIGRLIDHFVELFGLVHGRPTLSLSDAARSKLIAYAWPGNVRQLRNTIDSAVVMATGPKIEPNDLMLHDVGVDELETLELEVWERKLILEALKRTQGNVPEAAKILGIGRATLYRKLEQYGIER